The following proteins are encoded in a genomic region of Triticum dicoccoides isolate Atlit2015 ecotype Zavitan chromosome 1B, WEW_v2.0, whole genome shotgun sequence:
- the LOC119312620 gene encoding probable auxin efflux carrier component 3b produces the protein MISWHDLYTVLTAMVPLYVAMILAYGSVRWWGVITADQCAGINRFVAVFAVPLLSFKVISGSNLYAMDLRFAAADTLQKLLVLASLAVWSRLPVPFAGLDWSITLFSSATMPNTLIMGIPLLVAMYGRHAGDLMVQIVVLQCIIWCTLLLFLFEFRAARLLISGRFPAAAVADVRVDPDVVSLDSSHAEAQAEVAPDGSMRVVVRRSAASVSRRSLHNGAAAGMSPPRGSNLTGIEIYSVSSSRNHTPRGSSSFTHGDFSATTGGGGGAAPALPPPPPPHGAVRASSFGAADLFSLHSSRQHTPRPSASYDEHAPRGRSAAAVAPVDDPKDNVHMFDWSSGASGASEVSGLPVFRSSTKESGRRRAPSDTTSINSDSSRSNRPGATGGERVKSEAATQESLERLEAGTEAAEKEQEQDETKKDGGEVGKPPASVMLRLILTMVWRRLIRNPNTYASVVGLVWSLIEFRYHVTMPAIVAKSISILSDAGLGMAMFSLGLFMALQPKLIACGKSAAASTMAVRFLLGPAVMAVSSAAVGLRGTLLRIAVVQAALPQGIVPFVFAKEYNLHAAILCTGVIFGMLIAVPIVLLYYIILGLL, from the exons ATGATCTCGTGGCATGATCTGTACACGGTGCTGACGGCGATGGTGCCGCTGTACGTGGCGATGATCCTGGCGTACGGCTCCGTGCGGTGGTGGGGGGTGATCACGGCGGACCAGTGCGCCGGGATCAACCGCTTCGTCGCCGTCTTCGCCGTCCCGCTGCTCTCCTTCAAGGTCATCTCCGGCAGCAACCTGTACGCCATGGACCTGCGCTTCGCCGCCGCCGACACGCTGCAGAAGCTCCTCGTCCTCGCCTCGCTCGCCGTCTGGTCCCGCCTCCCCGTCCCCTTCGCCGGCCTCGACTGGTCCATCACGCTCTTCTCCTCCGCGACCATGCCCAACACGCTCATCATGGGCATCCCGCTCCTCGTCGCCATGTACGGCCGCCACGCCGGCGACCTCATGGTGCAGATCGTCGTGCTCCAGTGCATCATCTGGTGCACGCTGCTGCTCTTCCTCTTCGAGTTCCGCGCCGCGCGCCTCCTCATCTCGGGCAGGttcccggccgccgccgtcgcggaCGTGCGCGTCGACCCCGACGTCGTGTCGCTCGACAGCAGCCACGCCGAGGCGCAGGCCGAGGTCGCGCCCGACGGGAGCATGCGCGTCGTCGTGCGCCGGTCCGCGGCGTCGGTCTCCCGTCGCTCCCTCCACAACGGCGCCGCGGCGGGGATGTCGCCGCCGCGCGGGTCGAACCTGACCGGCATAGAGATCTACTCGGTGAGCTCGTCGCGGAACCACACGCCCAGGGGCTCCTCCAGCTTCACCCACGGCGACTTCTCCGCGACCACGGGAGGCGGGGGCGGCGCCGCGcccgctctgccgccgccgccgccgccgcacggcgCGGTGCGCGCGTCCAGCTTCGGCGCGGCCGACCTGTTCTCGCTGCACTCGTCGCGGCAGCACACGCCGAGGCCGTCCGCCAGCTACGACGAGCACGCGCCGCGGGGCAGATCGGCGGCGGCCGTGGCGCCGGTGGACGACCCCAAGGACAACGTGCACATGTTCGACTGGAGCTCCGGCGCGTCCGGCGCGTCCGAGGTGAGCGGCCTGCCGGTCTTCCGCAGCAGCACCAAGGAAAGCGGCCGCCGGCGTGCCCCCTCCGACACGACGTCCATCAACTCCGACTCCTCCAGAT CGAACCGGCCGGGGGCGACCGGCGGCGAGCGCGTCAAGTCCGAGGCGGCCACGCAGGAGTCGCTGGAGAGGCTGGAGGCCGGCACGGAGGCGGCGGAGAAGGAGCAGGAGCAGGATGAGACGAAGAAGGACGGCGGCGAGGTGGGAAAGCCGCCGGCGAGCGTGATGCTGCGGCTGATCCTGACCATGGTGTGGCGCCGGCTGATCCGGAACCCCAACACGTACGCCAGCGTCGTCGGCCTCGTCTGGTCACTCATCGAGTTCCG GTACCACGTCACCATGCCGGCGATCGTGGCCAAGTCCATCTCCATCCTCTCCGACGCGGGGCTGGGGATGGCCATGTTCAGCCTGGGGCTGTTCATGGCCCTGCAGCCCAAGCTCATCGCCTGCGGCAAATCGGCCGCGGCGTCCACCATGGCCGTCCGCTTCCTGCTCGGCCCGGCGGTCATGGCCGTCTCCTCCGCCGCCGTCGGCCTCCGAGGCACGCTGCTGCGCATCGCCGTTGTCCAG GCCGCTCTGCCGCAAGGGATCGTGCCGTTCGTCT